A single window of Streptomyces cathayae DNA harbors:
- a CDS encoding sigma-70 family RNA polymerase sigma factor, translated as MTNGTATTTGLDARLEAHRVELTGYCYRMLGSSFEAEDAVQDTMVRAWRGFEKFEGRSSLRSWLYRIATNVCLDMLTAGSKRARPMDLTESTPLARAALSPRPDHTWLEPMPDSRVLPTVEDPAEAAVAKESVRLAFMAALQQLPPRQRVVLLLREVLAWRASEVAELLDTSVASVNSALQRARATLAERRQPGTDASVSDPLDEEQQKLLERYVAAFEGYDMTALTALLHEDAIMTMPPFDLWLTGTADITGFMTTLGASCANSRLLPLRANGLPGFAHYKPDPEAGGFTPWAVQVLEISDGRITGFHCFLDTGRWFPLFGLPLHLEAEADQVEQGA; from the coding sequence ATGACGAACGGCACGGCGACGACGACCGGTCTCGACGCCAGGCTCGAGGCGCACCGCGTCGAGCTGACCGGGTACTGCTACCGGATGCTCGGTTCCTCCTTCGAGGCGGAGGACGCGGTGCAGGACACGATGGTCCGCGCCTGGCGCGGCTTCGAGAAGTTCGAGGGCCGTTCCAGCCTGCGCTCCTGGCTGTACCGCATCGCGACCAACGTCTGCCTGGACATGCTGACGGCGGGCAGCAAGCGCGCCCGGCCGATGGACCTGACGGAGTCGACCCCGCTGGCGCGGGCGGCCCTCTCGCCGCGGCCGGACCACACCTGGCTGGAGCCGATGCCGGACTCCCGGGTGCTGCCCACCGTCGAGGACCCGGCGGAGGCGGCGGTCGCCAAGGAGTCCGTGCGGCTCGCCTTCATGGCCGCGCTCCAGCAGCTGCCGCCCAGGCAGCGGGTGGTGCTGCTGCTGCGGGAGGTGCTGGCCTGGCGGGCGAGCGAGGTGGCGGAGCTGCTCGACACCTCGGTGGCGTCCGTCAACAGCGCGTTGCAGCGGGCCCGGGCGACGCTCGCGGAGCGGCGGCAGCCGGGCACCGACGCGTCCGTCTCCGACCCGCTGGACGAGGAGCAGCAGAAGCTCCTGGAGCGCTATGTGGCGGCGTTCGAGGGGTACGACATGACGGCGCTGACGGCGTTGCTGCACGAGGACGCCATCATGACGATGCCGCCGTTCGACCTGTGGCTGACCGGCACCGCCGACATCACGGGCTTCATGACGACGCTGGGCGCCTCCTGCGCGAACTCGCGGCTGCTGCCCCTCCGGGCCAACGGCCTGCCCGGGTTCGCCCACTACAAGCCGGACCCGGAGGCGGGCGGTTTCACGCCGTGGGCGGTCCAGGTGCTGGAGATCTCAGACGGCCGGATCACCGGGTTCCACTGCTTCCTCGACACCGGGCGCTGGTTCCCGCTGTTCGGGCTGCCCCTCCACCTCGAAGCGGAGGCCGACCAGGTCGAGCAGGGAGCATAG
- a CDS encoding STAS domain-containing protein, which translates to MNYAPVPGLPLVDDRTPPVIVLRGPVTRDGVSGPSDALRALLDGGDGGQGDGIVVCDVGGLGPPGLAAVDLLARLQLLARRTGGRIRLRDPDPALCSLLDLVGLRFEVEGQPEQREPAPGVEEAVEPGDPAV; encoded by the coding sequence ATGAATTACGCGCCCGTGCCCGGTCTACCGCTCGTGGACGACAGGACACCGCCCGTGATCGTGCTGCGCGGCCCCGTCACCCGGGACGGGGTGAGCGGGCCGAGCGATGCGCTGCGGGCACTGCTGGACGGCGGCGACGGCGGTCAGGGCGACGGGATCGTCGTCTGTGACGTGGGAGGGCTGGGGCCGCCGGGGCTCGCCGCCGTGGACCTGCTCGCCCGTCTCCAGCTGCTGGCCCGCCGGACCGGGGGGCGGATACGGCTGCGCGACCCCGACCCCGCCCTATGCTCCCTGCTCGACCTGGTCGGCCTCCGCTTCGAGGTGGAGGGGCAGCCCGAACAGCGGGAACCAGCGCCCGGTGTCGAGGAAGCAGTGGAACCCGGTGATCCGGCCGTCTGA
- a CDS encoding AEC family transporter — protein MQGVLSGFAVIAVVIGVGYVIGRRGYLGRQAHQVLTKLAFHVASPALLFTLLAEADLSVVFSGRLLVTALSTAAVAGVFVAVGVVRRWGVGRTTIGALCSSYVNSGNLGIPIAVYVLGDASLVAPVLLFQLVMVTPVALTVLDLATAGEKLPLWQRLLTPLRNPVALGSLAGVAVSASGLEIPGPVMDPVTLIGNMAVPAVLLAFGISLRGSALPLRGGERGAVLLAVALKSVGQPVVAWALAAGVFGLRGAQLLDVVVTSALPAAQNIFTYASSYRVGETLAREAILVSTLLSVPVLVVTATLLG, from the coding sequence GTGCAGGGGGTGCTGAGCGGTTTCGCGGTGATCGCGGTGGTCATCGGCGTCGGCTATGTGATCGGCCGCCGGGGGTATCTGGGCCGGCAGGCCCACCAGGTGCTGACGAAGCTCGCCTTCCACGTGGCCTCACCGGCCCTGCTGTTCACCCTTCTCGCCGAGGCGGACCTGTCGGTGGTCTTCTCCGGCCGACTGCTGGTCACCGCGCTGAGCACGGCCGCGGTGGCAGGCGTCTTCGTCGCGGTGGGCGTGGTACGCCGCTGGGGCGTGGGCCGCACCACCATCGGCGCCCTGTGCTCCAGCTACGTCAACTCCGGCAACCTCGGCATCCCGATCGCCGTGTACGTCCTCGGCGACGCCTCGCTGGTGGCGCCGGTGCTGCTGTTCCAGCTCGTGATGGTCACCCCGGTCGCGCTGACGGTCCTGGACCTGGCGACCGCCGGGGAGAAGCTGCCGCTGTGGCAGCGGCTGCTCACCCCGCTGCGGAACCCGGTCGCGCTGGGCTCACTGGCGGGGGTGGCGGTGTCGGCGTCCGGACTGGAGATCCCCGGCCCGGTCATGGACCCGGTGACGCTGATCGGCAACATGGCGGTGCCGGCGGTCCTGCTCGCGTTCGGCATCTCGCTGCGCGGCAGCGCCCTGCCCCTGCGGGGCGGTGAGCGCGGTGCGGTGCTGCTCGCCGTGGCGCTGAAGTCGGTGGGCCAGCCGGTGGTCGCCTGGGCGCTGGCGGCGGGGGTCTTCGGGTTGCGCGGGGCGCAGCTGCTCGACGTGGTGGTGACCTCGGCGCTGCCGGCCGCGCAGAACATCTTCACGTACGCGAGCAGCTACCGCGTCGGCGAGACCCTGGCCCGGGAGGCGATCCTGGTGTCGACCCTGCTCTCGGTACCGGTATTGGTGGTGACGGCGACCCTCCTGGGGTGA
- a CDS encoding Uma2 family endonuclease has protein sequence MSALTVSQDPEQSWDDLVRFWEEMEWPEGSKVEIIEGIVTVSPAPAYRHNLIAEGIQRRLYSVIPEDWGIFQTLAIAVPSRLGMLIPDLVVAPRRPDSESDTHIPAALAELVVEVTSKSNARHDRVSKPAAYATAGIPLYLLVDRWAPDGPTVTLFGEPQGDVYRPLDFVKFGEPIKLPAPFDLVIDTSEFPET, from the coding sequence ATGAGCGCACTCACCGTGAGCCAGGACCCCGAACAGAGCTGGGACGACCTCGTCCGGTTCTGGGAGGAGATGGAATGGCCCGAGGGCAGCAAGGTGGAGATCATCGAGGGGATCGTCACCGTGTCACCTGCTCCCGCGTACCGCCACAACCTGATCGCGGAAGGAATCCAGCGTCGCCTCTATTCCGTGATCCCCGAGGACTGGGGAATCTTCCAGACACTGGCGATCGCCGTGCCTTCGCGTCTGGGCATGCTCATCCCGGATCTCGTGGTGGCCCCGAGGCGACCGGACTCGGAGTCGGACACCCACATTCCCGCTGCCCTCGCCGAGCTCGTCGTCGAGGTGACCTCCAAGTCCAACGCGCGCCACGACCGCGTCAGTAAGCCCGCCGCCTATGCCACAGCGGGCATCCCGCTGTACCTCCTCGTCGACCGCTGGGCTCCCGACGGCCCGACCGTGACGCTCTTCGGCGAACCACAGGGTGATGTCTACCGTCCGCTGGACTTCGTGAAGTTCGGCGAGCCCATCAAGCTCCCCGCTCCGTTCGACCTCGTCATCGACACCAGCGAGTTCCCCGAGACCTGA
- a CDS encoding thymidine phosphorylase → MDVISVIRTKRDRGELSDEQIDWVVDAYTRGEVADEQMSALAMAILLNGMNRTEIARWTAAMIASGERMDFSSLSRPTTDKHSTGGVGDKITLPLAPLVAACGAAVPQLSGRGLGHTGGTLDKLEAIPGWRALLSNEEMLSVLDGVGAVICAAGDGLAPADKKLYALRDVTGTVEAIPLIASSIMSKKIAEGTGALVLDVKAGSGAFMKTLEDARELASTMVGLGTDHGVKTVALLTDMSTPLGLTAGNALEVRESVEVLAGGGPADVVELTLALAREMLDAAGLKDADPAKALADGSAMDVWRRMIAAQGGDPDAPLPTAREQHVVTATASGVLTRLDAYDIGVAAWRLGAGRARKEDPVQAGAGVELHAKPGDTVTEGQPLLTLHTDTPDRFAYALDAVTDSYDIASPGTPFTATPVVRERIA, encoded by the coding sequence ATGGACGTCATCTCCGTCATCCGCACCAAGCGGGACCGCGGCGAACTCAGCGACGAGCAGATCGACTGGGTCGTCGACGCGTACACCCGCGGGGAGGTGGCCGACGAGCAGATGTCGGCCCTCGCGATGGCGATCCTGCTCAACGGCATGAACCGGACCGAGATCGCCCGCTGGACGGCCGCGATGATCGCCTCCGGCGAGCGCATGGACTTCTCCTCGCTGTCCCGCCCCACCACCGACAAGCACTCCACCGGCGGCGTCGGCGACAAGATCACCCTGCCGCTGGCCCCGCTGGTCGCGGCCTGCGGTGCGGCCGTCCCCCAGCTCTCCGGCAGGGGCCTCGGCCACACCGGCGGCACCCTGGACAAGCTGGAGGCGATCCCGGGCTGGCGCGCGCTGCTGTCCAACGAGGAGATGCTGTCCGTGCTGGACGGCGTGGGCGCCGTCATCTGCGCGGCCGGCGACGGACTGGCCCCCGCCGACAAGAAGCTCTACGCCCTGCGCGACGTGACCGGCACCGTCGAGGCGATCCCGCTGATCGCCTCCTCGATCATGTCGAAGAAGATCGCCGAGGGCACGGGCGCACTGGTCCTGGACGTGAAGGCGGGCAGCGGCGCCTTCATGAAGACCCTGGAGGACGCCCGCGAACTGGCGTCCACGATGGTCGGCCTCGGCACCGACCACGGCGTGAAGACCGTCGCCCTGCTCACCGACATGTCGACCCCGCTCGGCCTGACCGCGGGCAACGCCCTGGAGGTCCGCGAGTCGGTGGAGGTCCTGGCGGGCGGCGGCCCCGCCGACGTCGTCGAACTCACCCTCGCCCTGGCCCGCGAGATGCTCGACGCGGCCGGCCTCAAGGACGCCGACCCGGCGAAGGCCCTGGCCGACGGCTCCGCGATGGACGTCTGGCGCCGCATGATCGCCGCCCAGGGCGGCGACCCGGACGCGCCCCTGCCGACGGCGCGCGAACAGCACGTGGTGACGGCGACCGCCTCCGGCGTCCTCACCCGCCTGGACGCCTACGACATCGGCGTCGCCGCCTGGCGCCTCGGCGCGGGCCGCGCCCGCAAGGAGGACCCGGTGCAGGCGGGCGCCGGCGTCGAACTGCACGCCAAGCCCGGCGACACGGTCACCGAGGGCCAGCCCCTCCTCACCCTCCACACCGACACCCCGGACCGCTTCGCCTACGCCCTCGACGCGGTGACGGACTCCTACGACATCGCGTCCCCCGGCACCCCCTTCACGGCCACCCCGGTGGTCCGGGAACGCATCGCCTGA
- a CDS encoding cytidine deaminase, translating into MTPPGATTADVDWEALRAVAREAMAHAYVPYSGYPVGAAALVDDGRTVSGCNVENASYGLGLCAECGLVSELHRTGGGRLTHFTCVDGGGEILVPCGRCRQLLYEFGGPELLLETPAGVLPLSGMLPQAFGPQHLAK; encoded by the coding sequence ATGACCCCGCCCGGGGCCACCACGGCCGACGTCGACTGGGAGGCCCTGCGCGCGGTCGCGCGCGAGGCCATGGCCCACGCGTACGTCCCCTACTCGGGCTACCCGGTCGGTGCCGCCGCCCTGGTCGACGACGGACGCACGGTCTCCGGCTGCAACGTCGAGAACGCCAGCTACGGGCTCGGCCTGTGCGCCGAGTGCGGGCTGGTCTCGGAGCTGCACCGCACCGGGGGCGGCCGGCTCACGCACTTCACCTGCGTGGACGGCGGCGGCGAGATCCTCGTCCCGTGCGGCCGGTGCCGGCAACTGCTGTACGAGTTCGGCGGCCCCGAGCTGCTCCTGGAGACCCCGGCGGGCGTCCTGCCGCTGTCCGGGATGCTGCCCCAGGCCTTCGGCCCGCAGCACCTCGCCAAGTAA
- a CDS encoding ABC transporter permease: MTAPTTATDVNQPSLQPAAPTGRRMSWPVLLLVIAGALALVSIVRIITGADGITNVSQMSTALQLAVPIGLAGLGGLWAERAGVVNIGLEGMMILGTWFGAWAGFQWGPWTGVLVGLIGGALGGLLHAFVTVTFNVNHIVSGVAINILALGATRYLAPLAFEGHQGGSAKQSPAIESLGHFTVPGLSDGLRDLNEKGWFFVSDIAGLLGGLVTNVSWLTLVALALVPATWWILWRTAFGLRLRSCGENPVAAESLGVNVYKYKYIAVIISGALAGLGGVFLSIVANPFYLEGQVSGRGYIGLAAMIFGNWMPGGLAIGAGLFGYTDSLNLRGGSANVHALLLLGALLLVIGAIWLVVRKKYAHALVTLVVGALVYAWYAGTNEVPNQVVSATPYVITLVVLALSAQRLRMPKADGLPYRKGQGG, translated from the coding sequence ATGACCGCTCCGACCACAGCGACCGACGTCAACCAGCCCTCGCTGCAGCCCGCGGCACCCACCGGCCGCCGCATGTCGTGGCCCGTGCTGCTGCTGGTCATCGCCGGCGCCCTGGCCCTGGTCTCGATCGTCCGCATCATCACCGGCGCGGACGGCATCACCAACGTCAGCCAGATGTCCACCGCCCTCCAGCTGGCCGTGCCCATCGGCCTCGCCGGACTCGGCGGTCTGTGGGCCGAGCGCGCGGGCGTCGTCAACATCGGTCTCGAGGGCATGATGATCCTCGGCACCTGGTTCGGCGCCTGGGCCGGCTTCCAGTGGGGCCCGTGGACCGGCGTCCTCGTCGGCCTCATCGGCGGCGCCCTCGGCGGTCTGCTGCACGCCTTCGTCACCGTCACCTTCAACGTCAACCACATCGTCTCCGGTGTGGCCATCAACATCCTCGCCCTCGGCGCCACCCGCTACCTCGCCCCGCTGGCCTTCGAGGGCCACCAGGGCGGCTCCGCCAAGCAGTCCCCGGCGATCGAGTCGCTCGGCCACTTCACCGTGCCGGGGCTCTCCGACGGACTGCGCGACCTCAACGAGAAGGGCTGGTTCTTCGTCTCCGACATCGCCGGCCTGCTCGGCGGACTGGTCACCAACGTCTCCTGGCTGACCCTCGTCGCCCTCGCGCTGGTCCCCGCGACCTGGTGGATCCTCTGGCGCACCGCCTTCGGCCTGCGACTGCGTTCCTGCGGCGAGAACCCGGTGGCCGCCGAGTCCCTCGGCGTCAACGTCTACAAGTACAAGTACATCGCCGTGATCATCTCCGGTGCCCTGGCCGGCCTCGGCGGTGTCTTCCTGTCCATCGTCGCCAACCCCTTCTACCTGGAGGGCCAGGTCAGCGGGCGCGGCTACATCGGCCTCGCCGCGATGATCTTCGGCAACTGGATGCCGGGCGGCCTCGCCATCGGCGCCGGCCTCTTCGGCTACACCGACAGCCTCAACCTGCGCGGCGGCTCCGCCAACGTGCACGCGCTGCTGTTGCTCGGCGCGCTGCTGCTGGTCATCGGCGCGATCTGGCTGGTGGTCCGCAAGAAGTACGCGCACGCGCTCGTCACCCTGGTCGTCGGCGCCCTCGTCTACGCCTGGTACGCCGGCACCAACGAGGTCCCCAACCAGGTCGTCTCCGCCACGCCGTACGTCATCACCCTGGTGGTGCTCGCCCTGTCCGCACAGCGGCTGCGCATGCCGAAGGCGGACGGGCTGCCCTACCGGAAGGGGCAAGGCGGATGA
- a CDS encoding ABC transporter permease: MKKFDKERVLLAVAGPVIALAVAFVLSAIVLLASGKSPVEPFALMFEQAMFSDIQVLIINQASMYYIAALAVAIGFRMNLFNIGVDGQYQLAAMMAAIVGAHANLPAALQIPLLLLTAVLTGAFWSGIAGVLKVTRGVSEVVATIMLNAIATSVIGYLWLPTVFGVKVGNNNTTGVMHESGWVPGIDMGEAGEIYGLVVLAALLGIGYWVVLNRTRFGFDLRASGASQTAAAASGVNPKRMVLSAMLISGGLAGLAGLPILLGDTHTYSLNFPTGIGFLGIGIALLGRNSPVGIAFAALLWAWLDKASPELDFHGYDKEIAVIMQGLIVLSVVVSYEAVREWGLRRQQRRVGAELAAGLVLGADNNSTKEVAGR, from the coding sequence ATGAAGAAGTTCGACAAGGAGCGCGTGCTCCTCGCGGTGGCCGGCCCGGTCATCGCGCTCGCCGTGGCCTTCGTGCTCAGCGCGATCGTGCTGCTCGCCTCGGGCAAGAGCCCGGTCGAGCCGTTCGCCCTGATGTTCGAACAGGCGATGTTCTCCGACATCCAGGTCCTGATCATCAACCAGGCCTCGATGTACTACATCGCGGCCCTCGCGGTGGCCATCGGCTTCCGGATGAACCTCTTCAACATCGGTGTCGACGGCCAGTACCAACTCGCCGCCATGATGGCCGCCATCGTCGGCGCCCACGCCAACCTGCCGGCCGCCCTGCAGATCCCGCTGCTGCTGCTCACCGCCGTGCTCACCGGCGCCTTCTGGTCCGGCATCGCCGGTGTCCTCAAGGTCACCCGCGGGGTCAGCGAGGTCGTCGCCACGATCATGCTCAACGCGATCGCGACCTCCGTGATCGGCTACCTGTGGCTGCCGACCGTCTTCGGCGTCAAGGTCGGCAACAACAACACCACCGGCGTGATGCACGAGTCCGGCTGGGTCCCCGGCATCGACATGGGCGAGGCCGGCGAGATCTACGGCCTGGTCGTCCTCGCCGCGCTCCTCGGCATCGGCTACTGGGTCGTCCTCAACCGCACCCGCTTCGGCTTCGACCTGCGCGCCTCCGGCGCCTCGCAGACCGCCGCCGCGGCCAGCGGGGTCAACCCCAAGCGCATGGTGCTCAGCGCCATGCTGATCTCCGGCGGTCTCGCGGGCCTCGCGGGCCTGCCCATCCTGCTCGGCGACACCCACACCTACAGCCTGAACTTCCCGACCGGCATCGGCTTCCTCGGCATCGGCATCGCCCTGCTCGGCCGCAACAGCCCGGTCGGCATCGCCTTCGCCGCCCTGCTGTGGGCCTGGCTCGACAAGGCCTCGCCCGAGCTGGACTTCCACGGCTACGACAAGGAGATCGCGGTCATCATGCAGGGCCTGATCGTGCTCTCGGTCGTCGTCTCCTACGAGGCCGTCCGCGAGTGGGGCCTGCGCCGCCAGCAGCGCCGGGTCGGCGCGGAACTCGCCGCGGGTCTCGTCCTCGGCGCCGACAACAACTCCACGAAGGAGGTGGCCGGCCGATGA
- a CDS encoding ABC transporter ATP-binding protein, with translation MTAVELTGITKRFPGVVANHDIHLTVRKGTVHALVGENGAGKSTLMKILYGMQKPDEGTIAIHGEQVAFSSPADAIVRGIGMVHQHFMLADNLTVLENVVLGSEKLYGIGAKARRRIKEISDRYGLGVRPDLLVEELGVAARQRVEILKVLYRGATTLILDEPTAVLVPQEVDALFDNLRELKAEGLSVIFISHKLGEVLSVADDITVIRRGTTVGTAVPAETTPRELAEMMVGSELPTPQTAESTVTDRPVLTVDRLRLAAASGKALLDDISFTIHEGEILGIAGVEGNGQTELVDALIGLRTTDSGVIRLADEEITAWPTRRRREEGIGYIPEDRHRHGLLLESPLWENRILGHVTEKPNAKGVWLDLKAAQKDTRRIVRKYDVRTPGIDVTAASLSGGNQQKLIIGREMSHRPRFLIASHPTRGVDVGAQAAIWDHIREARREGLAVLLISADLDELIGLSDTLRVIYDGRLVADADPTTITPEELGTAMTGAATGHLEHEETPETRADAPRSPEDEAR, from the coding sequence GTGACCGCCGTCGAGCTCACCGGGATCACGAAGCGTTTCCCGGGCGTCGTGGCCAACCACGACATCCACCTCACGGTCCGCAAAGGCACCGTGCACGCCCTCGTCGGTGAGAACGGGGCCGGCAAGTCGACGCTGATGAAGATCCTCTACGGCATGCAGAAGCCGGACGAGGGCACCATCGCGATCCACGGCGAGCAGGTCGCCTTCTCCTCGCCGGCCGACGCCATCGTCCGCGGCATCGGCATGGTCCACCAGCACTTCATGCTCGCCGACAACCTCACGGTCCTGGAGAACGTGGTGCTCGGCAGCGAGAAGCTGTACGGCATCGGCGCGAAGGCCCGGCGCAGGATCAAGGAGATCTCCGACCGCTACGGCCTCGGCGTGCGCCCCGACCTGCTGGTCGAGGAGCTCGGTGTCGCCGCCCGCCAGCGCGTGGAGATCCTCAAGGTCCTCTACCGCGGCGCCACCACGCTGATCCTCGACGAGCCCACCGCCGTCCTGGTCCCGCAGGAGGTCGACGCGCTCTTCGACAACCTGCGCGAGCTCAAGGCGGAGGGCCTGTCGGTCATCTTCATCTCCCACAAGCTGGGCGAAGTCCTCTCCGTGGCCGACGACATCACCGTCATCCGCCGCGGCACCACCGTCGGCACCGCCGTGCCCGCCGAGACCACCCCGCGCGAGCTCGCCGAGATGATGGTCGGCAGCGAACTGCCCACGCCGCAGACCGCCGAGTCCACGGTCACCGACCGCCCGGTGCTCACCGTCGACAGGCTGCGCCTGGCGGCCGCCAGCGGCAAGGCCCTGCTCGACGACATCAGCTTCACCATCCACGAGGGCGAGATCCTCGGCATCGCCGGCGTCGAGGGCAACGGCCAGACCGAACTGGTCGACGCGCTCATCGGCCTGCGGACCACCGACTCCGGTGTCATCCGGCTGGCCGACGAGGAGATCACCGCCTGGCCCACCCGCCGGCGGCGCGAAGAGGGCATCGGCTACATCCCCGAGGACCGGCACCGCCACGGGCTGCTGCTCGAGTCCCCCCTCTGGGAGAACCGTATCCTCGGCCACGTCACGGAGAAGCCCAACGCCAAGGGCGTCTGGCTGGACCTGAAGGCCGCCCAGAAGGACACCCGCCGCATCGTCAGGAAGTACGACGTGCGCACCCCCGGCATCGACGTCACCGCCGCCTCCCTCTCCGGCGGCAACCAGCAGAAGCTGATCATCGGCCGGGAGATGAGCCACCGGCCCCGCTTCCTGATCGCCTCCCACCCCACCCGCGGTGTGGACGTCGGCGCGCAGGCCGCGATCTGGGACCACATCCGGGAAGCACGCCGCGAGGGCCTCGCCGTTCTCCTGATCTCCGCCGACCTGGACGAGCTGATCGGTCTGTCCGACACCCTCCGGGTGATCTACGACGGCAGGCTGGTCGCGGACGCCGACCCCACGACCATCACCCCGGAGGAGCTCGGCACCGCCATGACGGGTGCGGCCACCGGACACCTCGAACACGAAGAGACCCCCGAGACCCGGGCCGACGCCCCCCGGTCTCCGGAAGACGAGGCCCGCTGA